A portion of the Cervus elaphus chromosome X, mCerEla1.1, whole genome shotgun sequence genome contains these proteins:
- the PPP1R2C gene encoding protein phosphatase inhibitor 2 family member C: protein MSASTTSRRPIKGILKNKGSTTSSVAGSAQQSGGPLQEVHRKKSQKWDESNILATYRPEYRDYDFMKMNEPSTPQFGLQDYGEGSAESETTALDSLAKRLAATYTSDSNYPVREPELDGAHSSKIYLDRQEKHRQFEMKRKLHYNEGKNIKLARQLISRDLLHDYEDDKNEESWHVTSHDKTTTQEEAEQGATSDKGLQTQTCCYDNDDDEDDDE from the coding sequence ATGTCGGCCTCCACCACCTCTCGCCGGCCCATCAAGGGAATCCTGAAAAACAAAGGTTCCACCACTTCCTCAGTCGCAGGCTCCGCCCAGCAGTCTGGTGGACCACTCCAGGAGGTCCATAGGAAGAAATCCCAAAAGTGGGACGAGTCGAACATCTTGGCGACCTACCGTCCAGAGTACAGAGACTACGATTTCATGAAGATGAATGAGCCCAGCACTCCCCAGTTCGGTCTGCAGGACTATGGGGAAGGAAGTGCAGAGAGTGAAACCACGGCCCTCGACAGCTTAGCCAAGAGATTAGCCGCTACCTACACCTCCGATTCCAACTATCCAGTGCGGGAGCCCGAATTGGATGGAGCGCACAGCAGCAAGATCTACCTTGACAGGCAGGAGAAACACCGGCAGTTCGAAATGAAGAGGAAACTTCACTACAACGAAGGAAAGAACATCAAACTCGCCCGACAACTGATTTCCAGAGATCTTCTGCATGACTACGAGgatgataaaaatgaagaaagttgGCATGTCACCAGCCACGACAAGACTACCACCCAGGAAGAAGCAGAGCAAGGCGCCACCAGCGACAAAGGCCTGCAGACACAGACCTGCTGCTATGACAATGATGATGACGAAGACGACGACGAGTAG